The DNA segment AGAAgtccgtgcaccgcaactagggagtagccccaactcactgcaactagagaaagcccacgcagcagtgaagacctagtgcacccaaaaataaatgaatatatatatatatatatatatatatatatatccataatgTTCAGAGTAAAAGCCAAGCCCTGAGAGGGGCCCACTAGGTTCTACATTCTTTCATAACCTATCGGCTTTCTGACTCCATCCATACTCTACCTTTGTTCACTCCAGTCTGAGCTGCACTGACCTCTGTCCTGCTGCTGTGCACTGACAGGTTCCTATGTCTGGAACACCCTTCTCCCAGATATACTACTGGTACATCCCAAGAACACAGAGCTGGACTTAACATTTAATAGTTAATGAATACTTTTGAGTGAACGGGTGATAGGAGCAGAGTTAATTAAGAAAGACCTTGAAAGGTTAGACAGAAGACAGACACATGTTCTGTTCTCAACACTGTTGGAATCAAAGGCTCCTTCTCATAGTCTGTGTTTTGTAACATCTCATTTACTGTCTCGAAATGAGATTCATATTGAATAAAATGTCCCCacacacagaatttttaaaaaatagtgccctaacccaaaatataaaagagaaataaaggaaagtaaTTCACAATAAAAtactatgctttttaatatgaatttattggaaggactacaTTAGGAGACACAGTGAAATAATCAGACACTTATAGCTATAGGCACTTCACAGTTACAAATGGAGACAGACATGGATGTGCCTTATTGATGATGCGTACCTTCTTCTGATGACAGACACAGGTGTGCTGTATGGGTAGGAATTCAAATACTACAGCCAGCAATGCCACTGATGatgtaatgttttcttttttttttccagctatgCCAAGCAGtgtgcgagatcttagttccaaACCAGAGACCGAGTAAAGGCCATGGCAGTAAAAGTGCTGAGCCCTAagcactgaaccaccatggaattGCCATGCCTTTCATATTGATGAATACTTTGTGATAAAGTTCAAAACAATTTTCCCCTTGATTTACAATCTACTATGTGaaaactactttacaatattatctAAAGGAGATTTATATTCTAGATTCAGAGCATTATAAATAGATCCATGGcctggagagaaaaaaacagaagagggaTGAAGAATTGATACAGgcttaagaaacatttttttaaaaaaggaatgtgtGGATCTTGTCAAGATCCTGATTCAAATTCACAAAAGACTTTGAGATGATCAGGTAAATTTGAACACAGGCCAACTATTAGAAAATACTAAGACACTACTGATAATgtggttatatatattttttaaaaatccttatttgTTATAGCTACATTGTGATATATTTAGGAGTGATATATCACATTATTTgggatttgttttaaataattcagcaataaaagaacaaagatatacagagaaaaggaagaataaatcaAATGTAGCAGAACAGTATAAAGCCTGAAATGGATCCAATATGATCCAAAGTTTCCATGTAAaagattaatttattaataacttGAGGTAATATACTTCTCAGAATCAATGAAATGCATGAGCATAGTGATAAAAACAAGTCCAAACTACACTGGCTAGCTGAATGCAAATTTAAATGGGTGAGTCTTCACTGAGACAGATGGAGAAACTAGGTGAGAAGCTAAATGGAGTGAAGTGGAGCCAATTTAAACTGATGAAAGCAGTTCCAAACAGATACAAGCAGAAAAGAATAGAACAAATCAGAACTATTTAATTCATAGCTATGCCAAATAGAGAAAAACCTTAAAAAAGCTTCTGACAGAAACTGATGTTTAACTCTGAAACTAGCAGTCTTAAGAGCTCAGGAATATCCAGAATAACTTTGTATCTACCAATGGAGGCAGTTTCAAGTTttcaataaatgaacaaaaatgtgaTTTATGATATCAAATAACTTtgcagttgtttagtcactaagtccaacccttttgtgaccctgtagaccgTAGCACTTATAAACCACAAAactggtgacttccctggtggtccagtggttaagaatccgccttgcaatgcaggttcaatccctggtcagggaactaagatctcacctgccctggagcaactaagcctgtgtgctgcaacaaaaACTCAGCCCAGCTAAAGtaagataataatagtaaaaagaaTCAGTTAAATACACAGAACTGAAAGATCTAGTTacacttttaagattttttaacttGCAGGACTCAGAGGGgcctcttttaatattttcttctcctccttgcTCTCTGTACTCTGATCACGCTGGCCTCCTTACTTTCCTATCTCTGCACTGATTGTTTCCATGCCCAGAAGAGTCTCCCACCACACCCACATATATACCTTCCTTACCTCTTTCAAGCTTCTGCTCACACATAGTTCCTCACAGAAGCCAACCCTGATCGCCCAACTCTGCCTCTACACCCTGGCACTCTGGATCCCCCTTATTCTGCTCTActtatatatttgtacatattataCTTAATATAATGTCCTCCCTCCCTCATGATCCAGGTCAATCATAGGTTGGTCATATCTACACTTTTTATTGCAGAGGAAGAGGATGAATGGCTggctggatgggtgggtggaaTGAAGGACAACCTAATCGTAGTATGTGGAATATATGGCATTTCAAGTCAATGAGAAAACAATGTCTCTTTAATAATTGGTGGGCACAAACTACAAACTACATGGCAGTTCAGCATATATTAAAATTGCAAACGTGGCTTCTAAAACCATTAGAATCTTCTTTACTTTGGTAGAAAAGAAAACGTAAGTACCAGCAGGCATTTGGTCGTGACAGATGCATCCTCCTCCCATCTCACATTCTCAGGTCACCATCGGGTCCTTCGTTTTCTCTCTACAGCACAACCCAACCCAGGAAGGTGCCTGGTGGCTAGGGAAGAGGGGCTGAAAAAGCCATTCTGCAGGAACCTCCAAAAGTAACATTAAATGTGGTAGACCAGACCCCCTTCAGACAAGACAGGGTAAGAACGCCCTCCAGACACAACAGCTCCTCTAGGAAGCATCCCCAAGAGCCCAGGAAGGCTCTGTCAGATGCAGAAATATCCCTTCTCCCAGAGCAGCGCTATCCAAGAGCAATATAGGATTTACGGTGCCAACCACATACgtaattttaaatttcctggacttccctggcggtcccagaggtaagactctgtgcttccaccgcaggagacacgggttccatccctggtctgggaactaagattcccgaTTCCCGCATACCACACGGCACCACTGGGGACAAATAATTCCATAGCAGCCATctcaaatagttttttaaaaggtgaaattaattttatgggcttccctggtagctcagagggtaaagaatctgcctgcaatgtgggagacctgggttctatccttgggttgggaagatcctgtgaagaatgtaatggcaacccactccagtatttttgcctggagaaatcatgtggacagagaagcctgggggactaaatagtccatggggtcccaaagagtcggacaacactgagtgactaacttcaCTTCTTCAACCCTACATATCTaagatattatcatttcaacacatATGCAATGTTAAATGGTTATCAATAGGTTAGGTTCTCCTCCCCCGACCCCCGTTATCTCTTTGACATTAGATGTGTTTTGCACACCTACAGCACATTTCAAAAGACGTTAAAAAAACGGTTAAAGCGAAATGTAGTCTCAGCAAAATAATAACTGTGTCGGgagctttcccggtggctcagctgtaaagaacctgcctccaatgcaggagtcacaggtttgacccctgagtagggaagattccctggagaaggaaatggtaacccactccagtactcttgctgggagaTCTCATGGAGAAAGGAGCGTgatggggtatagtccatggggtcgaaagagtcggacgcgacttagcgactgaacaaccaccttGTGTCTGATGAAAAACAAGTTCTAGACTTCTTCATTATTCAGTTAGATATTAATTAACAGGACGTAAGACTGTAGTTCTTCAGTAGCACTCGCCACAATTCAAGCGCTCAATTTTCGCCGCCAGCGGATTTGCCGCTGGAGTGGACGGCGCAGACAGGACCCCCGCGGCGGAAGGCGAGGCCAGGGACTCTGGGGAGGTAGCTATAAACCACAAGAACAGGGTACTGGACAACGAGGGAGGGAACGCCGCCCCACCCACAAGGAAGGCAAGCAGTTGGGAGAGGTGGTCGCATCCTCAGCGCGCCTCTCCACAACTCCTTAGGAAATCAGCCCCGCGACACCCAGGCCCACGTCAGGCCTGCGCCTGAGGTCCGAACACCCGGGGAGGTGGTGCGGTGGGGCGGTCGCTCTCTTCCTGCCCTAGTACTTGGCCAGCTGGTCCACCTCACAGTTCACGGGCAAGCCCAGGAACTGCTCCCGCGAGGTCCGCATCTGCTCCCGGCTGGGCTACGCGGCAGCATCAAAGTTACCAACAACCGCACCCAGCTGCTAAAAGATAGCGGGGGCCCTGCCCTACCAACGAACAACGCAAAGGCAAGGAAGTGAGTCTGCAGAAAGTGCGTCACGGCGCGGCGCGCAGCCTGCCGGGAAGCGTAGTTTGGGGCCAGAATGCGACTCTAGTGGAACGGATGAGGACTGTCCTTGCGCGTTGacctgctcagttgtgttccagcacgtttttttgtttttaccaccAGTACCCACAAGCAAAACATAGTATTGTTTCCACGCTTTTGGACATTATATAGGTAGCCTTATTACATATTTACTAGCTCATTTTgcacaattttttttgttttgttttgtttttcaatgatACACGGTAATCCGTTTATTTGTGTTCACTGCTGTTTGGTATCTATTGAAGAAACAGACCAACACTCCAATTGGATTATCATATATGTCTCCCTGCACACCCATGGAGAGTTTCTCTAAGTAGCGGTTCACAAACTTTTTGCTGTAATAATCCTTTCACactctttaaatgttttttccagtttcatttgagatataattgacatacagcactacaAATTTCAAGTGTACGCATAACGAATTTACTTACCTATATTGTGAAATGAGTACCACAGTAAGTTTCCTTAACATCCGTCATCTCATAGAGATACAAAAAACAAATGAGGTcttctccttgtgatgagaacacttaggctctactctcttaacaactttcaaatataccatACATCCGTGTTAGCTATGGTTGTCATTACATCCCTGTAACCGCATACCCTCCTGAAAGGAGACCTGCCTCACCCATCTGGGAGTTAATAGGAGtgatctctgtctgtctctctctctcacacacacacacatacactcaagaGGACTCTCAGAGTTAAGGACCTGGTCCTGGTAAGACTGAGAGGGAAGAGAAGTGAATTTGAATGTTGATGAAGTTGTTTTtagaagaatttatttttcagagttcaGAAATCTGAGCCAGGATAACCTGATCCTAAGGACTGTATCCCCTGAAGATATCTTTGATTCTCTCACCAATTCTCCTTGCTTTTTCGAGGATTTTCTGCTGACCTCTCCAGATTGAGTCCCTCAGCCGGCGGAATAGCCCCACACTCTGAATCTGTGAACCAGGAGGAAATAGTTGCTTTGGGGTATTGGCTCAGCATTAAAACCAGACCCCTTGCCACTTGAACACTCCGATTCCTGGGCCACATCAGGAAGCTTGGAGCCCCAGTTTACCTCCTATATGATGTTTGGAGCCTGTGGTTAAATCAACACACCACAGATAGATAAGCAAACCAAAGTCCCTTAGGtgacagggggcttcccagggtcaCAAGCCCATCCCAACAAAGCTGGAAGGGAACCAGGAGTTGAGAGCTCATGATTTGAGTCAATGAGTTTCAAACTTCAGCATCGAAAGAAGCCCCTGGAGGCTTTGTGAAAATACAAAGGCTGCCCCCCATCCAGGAGTCTGATTCAGGATATCTGAGTGGGGCTGAGAATCTGCCTCTATGTCAGTTCCCAGTTGGGGACCCCAGTAGGGAACCACTGCTCTAAGGGACACAGAGCCAGGACTGGAGACCTGGGGCTCGGGGGAGGGAGAGGCCAGGGTAGGAGAACCTTTCTCTGCCCTGGATGGGGCAGTGGGTCATTGGGCCAAAGGAAATTCCACAACCCACCCCTCTAGCAGTCCTCACAGTACAAAAGGGGCCACTTACATTATTACAAGTGATGTCAAAATCACCCCTGATCCAGTACCGGGTGACTGTCCCCACACACTGTTTCACCAGCTGGAAAAGAAGGCTTGAAGTCAAACTAGAAACTCCAGGCAATATCTCCCAGCcacaccccacctcaccccaggGACTGCAATTCTTTCCCAGAAGCCCCCTGTTCAGCTCCCTGAGAAGCATTTTCCTGCTCCTTCAGCCCCCAGGCTCACCCCATTCTCCTTGAAGTCACACTGCTCTGGGGGCTGCGGGGTCGTCCTGGGGCACACGGTCTCCTTCACTGTGAAGCTCACAGGCTTTCGAGCTCCCGGGTGCTCCACCTGGTCAAGGATCAAAGTGGGGGGACTGGGCTCGGCTTATGTTTCCTTCTCTGATCtgtctccctgcccccaacccgGACGGCAGCCTCTCCAGCCCCCTGTGTGTCCGGCCCTGGGTTTGGTGCTGGGAGCacaggggaggggacagagccCGTGCCCGGCCTCATGGACACACAGAGAGCAGGAGCGGCCCTCACAGCGGCGCTGATGGCAGCGCCTCACCTCAGAGGGGCTGAGGGAGGTCAGGGCCGCCTGCAGGGAGAGCCCTTGTCACTGGAACTTCCAGGCTGACGGAGCTCCCCCTGGCAGAGAGACACCAAGGTTCAGGGGGGACTTTAGCAGAGAAGTCACCTCAGTGACCCCCTCCATCCCTGGAGCTCCCAGAAGTCCAGGGAGCCTGAGCCAGGTGTGCAGGGTGCCTGTTCCCACAGCAGAGATGCtaagacaggaagcctggtgctgGGAGATGACCCAGGTCTGGGAGGGTTTCCTAGAAGAGGTGGGAACCCACGTAGTGGGAAAAGTGCCTTCCTGACAAGAGAACCAGCCTTAATGAAGAGGGCAACAGTGCCGAGGATGTCAGGAGACAAATCcccttcccagccccctccccaactcACATCCTGCTCGGGAGGCGGGTCTAGCTCCAGGAGGCGGTAGAGATTAGCTTCTGAGGACCTCTCATTGAACTGATCCACAGCACGAAGCACGGCCTCCCTGTAGCTGAGGTCCTGGGCGCTGGCCGAGGGCACCACTAGTCCCAGCAGCAGTAGCCACAGTGACGACCGTCCCAGGGAGAAGCTGGCCCTCTGGGTCTCCATGGTCCCTAAACTGCCTCCTCTCAGCCTGAGGGGCCCTCCTTTTATGCTCAGCCTGGGCCCTGATGCAAAGGCTCAACCAGGACTCTTCCTGACCCGCCCCatccctgccttcctcccaggGTGTGAAGTGGACTTGCCTCAGCCCCTGCTGTTGCTtcatgggattgctgggtagtaGGCAGGGAGGCCCCTGTGCAAGGTGAAGAAATGGTTTCTCCATCTCCCTGACAATGTCTTGGGCcctg comes from the Bos mutus isolate GX-2022 chromosome 22, NWIPB_WYAK_1.1, whole genome shotgun sequence genome and includes:
- the LOC102269799 gene encoding cathelicidin-7; this encodes METQRASFSLGRSSLWLLLLGLVVPSASAQDLSYREAVLRAVDQFNERSSEANLYRLLELDPPPEQDVEHPGARKPVSFTVKETVCPRTTPQPPEQCDFKENGLVKQCVGTVTRYWIRGDFDITCNNIQSVGLFRRLRDSIWRGQQKILEKARRIGERIKDIFRGYSP